In the genome of Yersinia enterocolitica, the window AAATCATCTGCCCGGATAAACATATTTAACGGTAAGCGGCTAAAGCAGCTCGCATCCCCACACGTTTAATTGTTTGCAACTGTTCAGTAATGCTATTGGTGAGCTGCGGGATGTGATTGAGGTCTTGCCCCCAATGGGTGGCGTCGGCTAATACCAATCGCACTAATCCCTCCATCGGCAGTGAACCGGCGTCAACGTCGTGCCACATAGAGGCGAAACAATTTAGCCAGTGGGCATCATCCTGTAATGCAAAACATTCATCGTCACGTTTTCCTCGATAAAACATCAGTAAGGCGGCAAAGGCAAAGGTGAGTCGTGGCGGTAACTGCCCGTTATTTTGCTGGCTGGAGAGCAACTGAGGCAAAATACGGGTACGGAATTTGGTCATGCTATTGAGGGCAATAGACAGCAGTTGGTGCTGAATAAACGGGTTACGAAAACGGCTCAACACGGCTTGAGCAAAGGTTTGTAGCTCATCCGCGGGTAAATCCAAGACTGGAATAATCTCTTCGCTGATCAGTTGTGCGACGAATTGACTGATTTGCGTGTCGGCCATGGCCTCGCCGACTGTATTTAAACCCGCCAGAAATGCGACCGGCACCAATGCGGTATGAGCCCCATTGAGAATTGCCACTTTGCGTTCTTTATAGGGCTTAATATCATCGACGATTCGAATGTTTAGTGGGTATTGATTCAGACGTAGTTCCTGCGCTAATGATTGCGGTCCTTGGATCACCAACAGGTAAAAGTGTTCTGCGGTATCGAGGAATGCATCGTGATAACCCAGGTGGTTTTCCAGGGCGACAGCTTCATCACGGGGATAGCCGGTCACGATACGATCGACCAATGTAGAGCAAAACGTATTGTGCTGTAATAACCATTGACTGAAACCTTCGCCTAAATTCCAGCACTGCGCATAGCGTAGGACTAACTCCAGCAATGCTTCGCCGTTATAATCGATCAACTCACATGGCAATAGCACCCACCCCTTATCGGCTGCCCCGGAAAAATGTTGAAAGCGCTCAAACATGAGCCGCGTTAATTTCGCAGGATAACTGGCGGGAGGCGTATCACTAAACTTATCATCTTCCAGATAACTTATCCCAGCCTCCGTAGTATTGGAGAACACCCAGCGAATATCTTCATTACGGGCGAGGGCGAGGTAGCTGTCAAAGTCCTGATAAATATTGATTTCGCGGTTAACCGAGCGAATGATGCGTGCATCACTGACTTTCTCACCTTGTTCGTTTAAACCGCGAATAATTGTGGTGTATAAGCCATCCTGAGTATTAAGTGATGGGGGGAAATCACTGTTAATCGGGCGGACCACTACGACACCGGCATTAAGGTCGGTATGTTCATTTAGTCGGTCCAATTGCCAATCGACAAAGGCGCGCAGGAAGTTTCCTTCACCAAATTGAATCACTTTATCTGGGTGAGTACGGCCAGGAAAGTTTTCGCGGTTTAACGTTAGCATGGTGTTATATCCTTAAAATGAGTGAGATCAGAATTGAATAACGCCTTTGATAAGATCTTTATTCTTCACGACCTGCTGTTCATAAATATCTGCCAAGGTATTGAATTCAAAACGATGTGTCAGGATCATGTCCGCCGATAATTTGCCAGCGGCCATTAATTTCCCCACTTTGTCAAAATCCTCAAAGGTGGCATTTCTGCTGCCCATCATGGTGGTCTCTTTCTTATGGAAGTCAGGATCAGGGAAACTGAGATCACCTTTGAATAAGCCCACAAATACAATGCTGCCCCCGTGACGGATAAAGTTGAGGGTGTTATTCATTGCTCGTTGGTTACCTGTGGCATCAATAACTTTTAGTGGCAACATGCCAGCAAATTGCTGGCGTAAATTTTGCTCAAATCCGGCATCACTGGGATCTAATGTCCGGATATCCAACAGGTTTTCTACATGTTCACGGCGTTGTGCACTGGTGTCGGCCATCACTACATAGGCACCATCGGCTTGCGCAATGGCGGCCACACCCAAGCCAATTGGGCCAGCACCGACCACCAAAACATGCTCATCAGGATGAACATCGGCACGGCGCACAGCATGGGCGCTGATGGCAAAAGGTTCAATCAATGCAGCCGAGACGGGATCTACATCGTCGACCACCAATAAATTACTGACTGGGACGGATAAATACTCACTGAAACCCCCGTCTTGATGGACGCCAATAACAGAAATGTTTTCGCAGCAATTGGTTTTACCGCTGAGACAGGAATTACAGTGCTGGCAAGCAACATAAGGAATAACGGCAACGCGTTGCCCGGCATGCATATTATTGACGTTATCCCCTAGCGCTATTATTTCGCCACAAATTTCATGACCCAATACTCGGGGATAACTAAAGAACGGTTGATTACCTGCCCAGGCATGTATATCTGTGCCACAAATACCAACATTTAAAACCTTTATTAAGGCTTCATTAATTCTCGGTAACGGTTGAGTTCGTTTTTGATAAATAAGTTTGGTTGGTTCAAGGCAAACTAAAGTATTCATCGTGGTCATGACTATTCCTCCAAAAGGTGAGGTTTGATATTCATTAAAAATCACAACCAGGTTTAAATCGAATGTGATATTTGTGAGGGATGACGAATTATTCTGTTTTAAATTGGTTTTAAATGAATAAAAAACAGCTAAGGATAATCATGAGCAGAACACAAAATCTTCGTCACAATGTCATCAATCAGATGATCGACGCTATTGCCAAAGGGCATATTACATCACCACTTCCTTCTCAAGCTTCCCTAGCGGAAATGTACAGTATCAGCCGGACAACTGTGCGTAATACCCTGAGTCATTTAGATCACTGTGGCGTGTTGGAGAAGGTCGGCGACTACTACATTATTGTCAGAACACCCCAATCAGAGGACGGTTTTGATTGTATCAGTCAGTCACCAGACGCTCAGGCCGACGTATTTGAACGTGCTTTTTTTCAGATGATTAATCAACGTCAGCTTCGTGCAGGAGATTCATTTTCAGAGTTACAACTTGCTCGTGCCGCCAATGTCAGCGCCGTGGTGGTTCGTGAGTTCTTACTGCGTTTTTGTCGTTATGACCTCATTGTTAATATCCGCCGTGGTCAGTGGAGCATGAAAAAATTTGATCAAAACT includes:
- a CDS encoding tagaturonate reductase (catalyzes the formation of D-tagaturonate from D-altronate), with protein sequence MLTLNRENFPGRTHPDKVIQFGEGNFLRAFVDWQLDRLNEHTDLNAGVVVVRPINSDFPPSLNTQDGLYTTIIRGLNEQGEKVSDARIIRSVNREINIYQDFDSYLALARNEDIRWVFSNTTEAGISYLEDDKFSDTPPASYPAKLTRLMFERFQHFSGAADKGWVLLPCELIDYNGEALLELVLRYAQCWNLGEGFSQWLLQHNTFCSTLVDRIVTGYPRDEAVALENHLGYHDAFLDTAEHFYLLVIQGPQSLAQELRLNQYPLNIRIVDDIKPYKERKVAILNGAHTALVPVAFLAGLNTVGEAMADTQISQFVAQLISEEIIPVLDLPADELQTFAQAVLSRFRNPFIQHQLLSIALNSMTKFRTRILPQLLSSQQNNGQLPPRLTFAFAALLMFYRGKRDDECFALQDDAHWLNCFASMWHDVDAGSLPMEGLVRLVLADATHWGQDLNHIPQLTNSITEQLQTIKRVGMRAALAAYR
- a CDS encoding galactonate oxidoreductase, coding for MTTMNTLVCLEPTKLIYQKRTQPLPRINEALIKVLNVGICGTDIHAWAGNQPFFSYPRVLGHEICGEIIALGDNVNNMHAGQRVAVIPYVACQHCNSCLSGKTNCCENISVIGVHQDGGFSEYLSVPVSNLLVVDDVDPVSAALIEPFAISAHAVRRADVHPDEHVLVVGAGPIGLGVAAIAQADGAYVVMADTSAQRREHVENLLDIRTLDPSDAGFEQNLRQQFAGMLPLKVIDATGNQRAMNNTLNFIRHGGSIVFVGLFKGDLSFPDPDFHKKETTMMGSRNATFEDFDKVGKLMAAGKLSADMILTHRFEFNTLADIYEQQVVKNKDLIKGVIQF
- a CDS encoding FCD domain-containing protein, with protein sequence MSRTQNLRHNVINQMIDAIAKGHITSPLPSQASLAEMYSISRTTVRNTLSHLDHCGVLEKVGDYYIIVRTPQSEDGFDCISQSPDAQADVFERAFFQMINQRQLRAGDSFSELQLARAANVSAVVVREFLLRFCRYDLIVNIRRGQWSMKKFDQNYAEKLFELREMLETHALNRFLNLAHSDERWLQAKELLARHRQLRDTIGSSYRMFSQLDRDFHTLILSAANNPFFNQSLEIISVIFHFHYQWDESDLKQRNIVAIEEHMAILSALIFRNDLDAVRELRRHLDTAKQSMIRSITQYSE